One stretch of Oncorhynchus tshawytscha isolate Ot180627B linkage group LG19, Otsh_v2.0, whole genome shotgun sequence DNA includes these proteins:
- the LOC112219213 gene encoding secreted frizzled-related protein 5-like, which yields MDLLTVTLALLVLLTPAWGFDMGQSTRCVPIPHQMSVCQDVGYSEMRLPNFLGHSSLEGEVVPRSEDWRPLLQTGCHPHAQAFLCSLIAPICLDTFIQPCRSLCVAVRDSCAPVLACQGHIWPEALDCDRFPAQEDMCLTPHPKHSNSHLAKALPQPACQACPSVEEHPTLKTVLDALCQDDFAVTAKLSRRRRPSGVPEFEVEGRVEFIRQGPLLPYDTQYLLQQWLLINLRCANTLVRPGRAQLYLLTGAVQPEGTLALTRLFPWHKKDHSIAVATRKWKHHKC from the exons ATGGATCTCCTCACTGTAACCTTGGCTCTCTTGGTTCTCCTGACCCCAGCCTGGGGCTTCGACATGGGCCAGTCGACCCGCTGTGTGCCCATCCCCCACCAGATGAGTGTGTGCCAGGACGTGGGCTACTCGGAGATGAGGCTGCCAAACTTCCTGGGCCACAGCAGCCTGGAGGGCGAAGTGGTTCCCCGCTCGGAGGACTGGAGACCCCTGCTGCAGACTGGCTGCCATCCGCATGCCCAAGCCTTCCTCTGCTCCCTCATCGCCCCCATCTGCCTCGACAC GTTTATCCAGCCATGCCGTAGCCTGTGCGTGGCCGTCAGGGACAGCTGTGCCCCAGTACTGGCCTGTCAGGGCCACATCTGGCCAGAGGCGCTGGACTGTGACCGTTTCCCTGCCCAGGAGGACATGTGTCTGACCCCCCACCCCAAACACAGCAACAGCCACCTCGCCAAAGCATTGCCTCAGCCTGCATGTCAAGCCTGTCCTTCCGTGGAGGAGCACCCTACACTGAAGACAGTTCTGGACGCTCTGTGCCAGGATGACTTTG ctGTAACAGCCAAGCTGTCTCGACGGCGCCGGCCCTCGGGGGTGCCAGAGTTTGAGGTGGAGGGCCGGGTAGAGTTTATCCGCCAGGGCCCCCTGCTTCCCTACGACACCCAGTACCTCCTCCAGCAGTGGCTGCTCATTAACCTACGGTGTGCCAACACCCTAGTCCGGCCCGGCCGCGCCCAGCTCTACCTGCTGACTGGGGCGGTGCAGCCAGAAGGCACCCTGGCCCTCACCCGCCTCTTCCCATGGCACAAGAAGGACCACAGCATCGCAGTTGCCACGCGCAAGTGGAAGCACCACAAGTGTTGA
- the LOC112219214 gene encoding homeobox protein DBX2-like has protein sequence MKGMIAGQKQSGKKTMNMAAVSPTHPGFGRSGKSFLIDNLLRSAGPSSSSSSPNSDGPTGGFFRGPLTGHHRRTWGPQHVVYEGQSQNCKRVKDRGLPPRSHSGLLSSVFLRGPQYLLAAVCCGGSSPPSVFSEGANIPMWSPDTSPKSRRGILRRAVFSEEQRKELEKTFKRQKYISKTDRNKLAADLSLKESQVKIWFQNRRMKWRNCKEKEAHSGRSPMEELMSRGCKQEEEAPESTGTALDRSSSQQWDRETGVTIEKEPCKKRVTLIQPMSLHRHTMTSDP, from the exons ATGAAGGGGATGATCGCAGGGCAGAAGCAGAGCGGGAAGAAGACCATGAATATGGCGGCAGTTTCACCTACTCACCCAGGCTTCGGGAGATCAGGGAAGAGCTTCCTCATCGACAATCTGCTGCGCTCGGCGGGgccatcctcttcctcatcctcgcCCAACTCAGATGGACCAACAGGTGGGTTCTTCAGGGGTCCACTGACCGGCCACCACAGGAGAACCTGGGGCCCTCAGCATGTTGTCTACGAGGGCCAGAGTCAGAACTGTAAACGAGTCAAAGACAGGGGGCTCCCTCCTCGGTCACACTCAG gCCTGTTGAGCAGTGTGTTTCTACGAGGCCCTCAGTATCTACTGGCAGCAGTGTGCTGTGGTGGGTCCAGCCCTCCGTCTGTCTTCTCCG AGGGAGCCAACATTCCCATGTGGTCCCCGGATACGAGCCCCAAATCCCGGCGAGGGATCCTGAGGAGGGCGGTGTTCTCTGAGGAACAGAGGAAGGAGCTGGAGAAAACGTTCAAGAGACAGAAGTACATCAGCAAGACAGACAGGAACAAACTGGCAGCAGATCTCAGCCTGAAGGAGTCTCAG gTGAAGATCTGGTTCCAGAACCGGAGGATGAAGTGGAGGAACTGTAAGGAGAAGGAGGCCCACAGCGGCCGCTCCCCCATGGAGGAGCTCATGTCCCGGGGCTGCAAACAGGAAGAGGAGGCACCAGAGAGCACGGGCACGGCATTAGACAGATCATCATCACAGCAGTGGGACAGGGAAACAGGAGTTACCATAGAGAAAGAGCCATGCAAGAAACGTGTGACTTTGATACAGCCAATGAGTCTGCACAGACACactatgacctctgacccctga